The sequence CTGAACACCGTCTGCGGCAATTACACAATCTGCATACAGATCACCCTCAGGTCTATCTGTCCTAACACCGACTACCTTGCCATTCTCAACAATAGGCTCTGTAACAACCGTTTCATTGATTAATAAGGCACCAGCATCAACAACCTGCTTAGAGAACCACTTATCAAAGTGAGCCCTAAATACACTAAAACAGTTATAAGGCTCCTGATTCCATTTCTGATTCCTGATACCAGAGCCGAAATGAGCAGCCTCATCAAGAAGCCACATTCTTTGTTCTATAATATGCCTCTCAAGAGGAGCCTCTTTGTAGAATTCAGGTATCAAATCATCCATGGGTTTCCTGTAAAGGATTCCACCCATGACATTCTTAGCACCAGGGAATTTGCCCCTTTCTATTATTATTGTATCAACGCCAGCCTTTGCCAATACATAACCTGCAGCCAAACCCGCAGGACCAGCACCGACTATAATTACATCAAAATCTTTTTTTCCCATTTTGCTCTCCTTTTAAGCCTTTCCTAATTTTTCCTTAAACATTTTCGTCATCTTAGGAAGAACCTCTAAGACATCACCAACGATACCGTATGTGGCTAACTCAAAAATAGGAGCCTCTGGATCTTTATTGATGGCTATTATAACATCGGAAGATTTCATTCCAGCAACATGCTGTATAGCACCGGAGATTCCGCAGGCTATGTAGATCTTTGGATGGACGGTTTGACCTGTCTGGCCAACCTGTCTTGTTTGGGGAGCCCAACCTGCTTGGACAGCTTTTCTGCTGGCAGCCCAGGTGCCACCAAGAACATCAGCTAGCTCTTGAACAAACTTCATATTTTCCTTTGAGCCCATACCAAATCCACCGGAGACGATTATATCGTAGAATCCTAAGTTTACCTTCTCTCCTTCTTCTATTATCTTTTCAAGAATCTTTTTAGTGTATTTAGCCTTGTCAAATTCAAATTTTTCCTTTATTACTTCTCCCTTAACTGGCTCTTCAATTGCCTTATAAACACCTGGTCTTGATGTTGACATCTGAGGCCTGTTGTCGGGGCAGAAAATTGTAGCCATTAGATTTCCACCAAAGGTAGGCCTTGTCATCAAGAGATTCTTGGTTTTTGGATCTATATCTAAAGCTGTGGTATCAGCTGTAAGTCCTGTCTGAAGAACTGTAGCTATTGTTCCTGCCAAATCTCTTCCCAATGTTGTAGCACCAATTAGAACTACTTCTGGTTTATATTTCTCTATCAAATAGACAATAGAATCCCTATAAGGTTCTGTCATATAGTCTTTTAATATTGGATCCTCAATAATGAAGAATTTTTTAGCACCGTATTTAAATACCTCATCTTTAAACTGTTCAACTTTATCACCTACGGTAAATGCATGAACTTCACAATCCAAATCCTTTGCAAGCTCTCTGGCCTTTGTTAAAAGCTCGAAGGATACCCTTGCTACCTCACCATTCTCATGCTCAACAAAAACCCATATATGCTTATATTTACTAATATCATGTTTTATCATTTTCTCAACCTCACCCTTACTGTACTTTTCCCATTTGCTTCAAAACGGGAGTAATTTTTTCATAAAGAGTGTTTAAAATAGCATCCAAAGAATCGCCCTCTAACATTTCACCTCTTTCTCTCTTTGGAGGTGTAAATGCTTTTTTAACCTTTGTTGGAGAATTCTTAAGTCCGCACTGGGAAGCATCAATTTCAGTGTTACTCGAGTTGAGTAGCTTAACCGGAGTCTTCGCTGCCCTTATTAAGTATGGCAAAGGAGCATAGCTTAAAGTATTCAACTCCTCTTCCACTGTCAAGAAGCATGGCATGGGAGCCTCCATAACTTCTTGACCACTCTCAACGAGCCTTACAACCTCAATGGTTTTATTCTCTGGGTCTACCTTTTTAATATCAACAACATACGTAATCAAAGGGATATTAAACCTTGTTGCAATACCTGGACCTGTCTGAGCTGTATCACCGTCTATTGCCTGTTTGCCAGCCCAAAACAAATCTACCGGGCCTTCTTCCTGTATAATCTTCTGAGCACCTGCCCACAAAGCATAGCTTGTTGCAAGCGTATCAGAACCAGCAAAAATCCTGTCACTTAAAAGATAAGCATTATCTGCGCCCATAGCCATTGCCTCTTTGAGGGCATCCTCAGCCATAGGCGGGCCCATACAAACAACAGAAACCTTGCCGCCAAACTCATTCTTGATCCTTACTGCTGCCTCTATGGCGTGTTTGTCGAATGGATTGATGATAGCTGGAACACCTTCCCTAATTAACGTTCCAGTTTCATAATCCACCCTCACTTGAGCAGCATCAGGAACCTGCTTGATAAAAACTAAAGAGTGCACTTGAGCCTCCTTTCAAAAATCTTATTGTTTTCTATGCCGCTATATTTATTACCACAATAAAAAAATAAGTCAAGCCTTTATAGAAAGCCAAAGAACTATAACTCAACTATCTAATTAAAATTTTAAATATGAGATTATATTTGACAACGGTTGAGTAAAATAATATAAAATATTTAAATTTATCGTTAAATGGGAGGTTAAAATGGGGGTAATAGGCACCAGTAGTTTAATCTTTCTTAGTTATTTTGCATTAATGTATATTTCACAGCAAAAAGTGCCTTCTTTGTTTCTTTTGTTGTCCTTTCCATAGGCTTTTTTGTAGGGTTCCTGCTGTATTACTACAAAACTTTTATAAAACCACTGAATAATATAACCCATTTCTGTAATACAAAGCTATGCACAACCTACGATTTAACAGATAGACTTCCAAAAGCCCCCAAGACACTCGGGTTTCTAAACTTAGCAAATGCATTTATATCCAATGTTCAGAATGCACTAAAAAAGACGCTCACAACATCCAATAGCGTTGCCACACAGGCCGCTAAGGTAAGTTTCAATGCAGAAAAAATATCAGGAAACGTAAAAATGGAAGCTGAAGGTATGGAAGAGATTAAAACAACAATGGAAGAGATTAAAGACTCTATCAGCGGTGTTTCAAGAAACATAACAAACACATCAGAGTTTATGCAAAAAGTAAATGATTTGGCAAAAACAGGTGCAGATAAAGCAGAATTAGCAATAGATAAAATTGAAGACATAGCAAAAGAGGCACAAAGAAACGCCGACATGATGAAGGATTTGGGCTCATCATCGGAAGAGATAGGAAAGATTGTTGAGGTTATAAATGAGATAACTGATCAAACAGCCCTCTTATCACTCAATGCAGCAATCGAAGCTGCAAGAGCAGGAGAAGCCGGAAGGGGTTTTGCTGTTGTTGCGGATGAGATAAGAAAATTGGCGGATAAAACGGCACATTCCACAGAACAAATAAGACAAATAGTTATGAAAACTCAGGGCGAAACACAAAAAACCATCGATGCTACACAAACCCTAATCGAAAAAGTGGATGAAGGCAAAGAACTCATAAGAACAGCCTCAGATTCTCTTATAGAAATAGCAAACGGTGTATCTGAGGCAAGCAAGATGATAGAGGATGTTGCAGCTGCAGCAGAAGAACAATCCTCAGCTGTTGATATGATTGCAGAAAGAGTAGAAAAAATGGCAGAGGATGTTGCAAAATCGGCAAATAGAATCGAATCAATAAAAGAAAATACCTATAAAATTTCAAAAACCGCAGAAGAGTTGTTTACATTTATGGTGCAGTTCAAAACCGGCTCATACATAGATAAAGTTTATTCTATTCTACTTGCAGCTAAAGAAGAAATAGAAGATACGTTTAAAAAATCAGTGGAAAATGGAATTATATCACCATCCGATTTATGGGATAGAAACTATATACCTGTACCAAATACCAACCCCCAGAAATACAAAACGCGCTTCACCGACTTTGCAAAGAAATACATTCAACCTATTGAGGATAAATACCTTCAGATGGATCCAAACTTTAAATTTGTAGTTTTAGTGGACAACAATGGATATCTACCTGCTCATAATACAATATACGATAAACCTCTAACAGGGGATTACGAAAAAGACTTAGTAGGTAATCGCTCTATGAGAATATTCAACGACCCAACAGGTCTTGCAGCGGCAAGAAACACAAATCCTGTATTACTTCAAACATACATGAGAGATACAGGTGTTGTCATGAACGACATCTCCACACCCATATATTTTGAGGGTAAGCATTGGGGTGGCTTAAGGATAGGTTTCATCTGGAATGAAGGTAATTAAATCAAATGGTGAGATAGAAGATTTCAGAGCGGATAAACTGATAAACTCACTTATCCGCTCTGGAGCCTCTATTGAAGAAGCTCAAGAAATAACAAACATAATTCAGCTAAAGATAACAAAGCCAACACCTACAAGAACAATTTATAGACTAGCTAAAAATCTTTTAAAAAGAACAAATATTTCTTCATCTATGAAATATTCCTTAAAAAAAGCAATGATGCGTCTCGGGCCTTCTGGATATCCATTTGAGAGGTTTTTTGCAAAAATCATGCAGGCATACGGATTTGAAACGGAAGTAGATATCGTCGAAGAAGGAAGATGCATAAATCACGAGATAGATGTGCTCGCCTTTAATAAAAATACGGTAGTCAGCGTTGAATGTAAATATCACTCCTCTGCTTTTAGGGCATCCGATGCAAAGGTTGCCATGTATGTATATTCAAGGTTCAAAGATTTAGAAGACAAATTAAAGAAAAAATACCACAAAAAGCGTTATGAAGGATGGCTTGTAACAAACACCCGACTCACAATCGATGCTATTAAATTCTCAAGATGCTATAGCTTCAAAGCAATGGGATGGAGATATCCGGAGGATGGGGGGCTGGAGAAGCTTATAGAAAAAAAGAAACTTTATCCTATAACTGTATTAAGCATAAAACAAGACAGTCTACAAAA comes from Hippea maritima DSM 10411 and encodes:
- a CDS encoding electron transfer flavoprotein subunit alpha/FixB family protein, which produces MIKHDISKYKHIWVFVEHENGEVARVSFELLTKARELAKDLDCEVHAFTVGDKVEQFKDEVFKYGAKKFFIIEDPILKDYMTEPYRDSIVYLIEKYKPEVVLIGATTLGRDLAGTIATVLQTGLTADTTALDIDPKTKNLLMTRPTFGGNLMATIFCPDNRPQMSTSRPGVYKAIEEPVKGEVIKEKFEFDKAKYTKKILEKIIEEGEKVNLGFYDIIVSGGFGMGSKENMKFVQELADVLGGTWAASRKAVQAGWAPQTRQVGQTGQTVHPKIYIACGISGAIQHVAGMKSSDVIIAINKDPEAPIFELATYGIVGDVLEVLPKMTKMFKEKLGKA
- a CDS encoding electron transfer flavoprotein subunit beta/FixA family protein — its product is MHSLVFIKQVPDAAQVRVDYETGTLIREGVPAIINPFDKHAIEAAVRIKNEFGGKVSVVCMGPPMAEDALKEAMAMGADNAYLLSDRIFAGSDTLATSYALWAGAQKIIQEEGPVDLFWAGKQAIDGDTAQTGPGIATRFNIPLITYVVDIKKVDPENKTIEVVRLVESGQEVMEAPMPCFLTVEEELNTLSYAPLPYLIRAAKTPVKLLNSSNTEIDASQCGLKNSPTKVKKAFTPPKRERGEMLEGDSLDAILNTLYEKITPVLKQMGKVQ
- a CDS encoding methyl-accepting chemotaxis protein, which gives rise to MEAEGMEEIKTTMEEIKDSISGVSRNITNTSEFMQKVNDLAKTGADKAELAIDKIEDIAKEAQRNADMMKDLGSSSEEIGKIVEVINEITDQTALLSLNAAIEAARAGEAGRGFAVVADEIRKLADKTAHSTEQIRQIVMKTQGETQKTIDATQTLIEKVDEGKELIRTASDSLIEIANGVSEASKMIEDVAAAAEEQSSAVDMIAERVEKMAEDVAKSANRIESIKENTYKISKTAEELFTFMVQFKTGSYIDKVYSILLAAKEEIEDTFKKSVENGIISPSDLWDRNYIPVPNTNPQKYKTRFTDFAKKYIQPIEDKYLQMDPNFKFVVLVDNNGYLPAHNTIYDKPLTGDYEKDLVGNRSMRIFNDPTGLAAARNTNPVLLQTYMRDTGVVMNDISTPIYFEGKHWGGLRIGFIWNEGN
- a CDS encoding ATP-cone domain-containing protein — its product is MKVIKSNGEIEDFRADKLINSLIRSGASIEEAQEITNIIQLKITKPTPTRTIYRLAKNLLKRTNISSSMKYSLKKAMMRLGPSGYPFERFFAKIMQAYGFETEVDIVEEGRCINHEIDVLAFNKNTVVSVECKYHSSAFRASDAKVAMYVYSRFKDLEDKLKKKYHKKRYEGWLVTNTRLTIDAIKFSRCYSFKAMGWRYPEDGGLEKLIEKKKLYPITVLSIKQDSLQKLLKHELVMATDIIRISNEFLENLGLNQRKINQLKKQARALLG